The following proteins come from a genomic window of Proteinivorax hydrogeniformans:
- a CDS encoding HAMP domain-containing sensor histidine kinase has product MGLSVKWKITIIFALVFTAVMLVTNYLATTSTEKHFFQTRQAKQLEKANIIATTVANNLDKNIYELKDIIDANFPRMEMRLLYTDTKGVVLMDSFDGSHILGTTLTNSEVSNALKGDSKTGTYYLSDAGWVKYVAVPVLKDGEVIGSIFTSSYVDDIKSAVIDVRIMIFTISIISVIVVIVLSIVISNSLLEPINNLTEGSKKMSMGLLNTRVPVRSNDEIGTLAQNFNSMAEQLEKNDENRLTFLADLSHDLKTPLASIKALAESLGEEESKETYQEFLKDIVTEIDRMNVTVSSLLEFNKVSNISTKVNKKNFIFSYLVDEAVNSIQPIADQKGIKIKFDNKELKEKIFGDREKLRQMILNLLDNAIKYSGENGIVEVKLKANRKEIILAIKDCGKGIPPEALPHLFDRFYRVDKARHKDTGGNGIGLAIVKDVAQLHGGRVDVESRLETGTIFTIKLPKQATLF; this is encoded by the coding sequence ATGGGTCTGAGTGTTAAGTGGAAGATTACTATTATTTTTGCCTTGGTGTTTACCGCAGTGATGTTGGTTACTAATTACTTAGCTACAACATCAACAGAAAAACACTTTTTTCAAACTAGACAGGCAAAACAGTTAGAAAAAGCAAATATAATAGCCACTACAGTAGCTAATAATTTAGACAAAAATATTTATGAACTTAAGGATATTATAGATGCTAATTTCCCTAGAATGGAGATGAGACTTCTTTATACAGATACCAAAGGAGTTGTGTTGATGGACTCCTTTGATGGCAGTCACATTCTAGGGACCACTCTCACTAATTCGGAGGTTAGTAATGCATTAAAAGGTGATAGCAAAACTGGAACTTATTATTTGTCTGATGCTGGGTGGGTGAAGTATGTTGCAGTCCCAGTTTTAAAAGATGGTGAAGTAATAGGTTCCATTTTTACTTCCTCTTATGTCGATGATATAAAAAGTGCTGTTATCGATGTTCGTATTATGATTTTTACTATATCAATAATTTCAGTGATTGTAGTAATTGTGTTATCTATTGTGATATCTAATTCTCTTTTAGAGCCTATAAACAACTTGACAGAAGGTTCTAAAAAAATGAGCATGGGGCTTTTAAATACAAGAGTGCCTGTGCGTTCAAATGATGAGATAGGAACACTTGCTCAAAACTTTAACAGTATGGCTGAACAATTAGAAAAAAATGATGAAAACCGGTTAACTTTTTTGGCTGACTTATCCCATGATTTAAAGACACCTTTAGCTTCTATAAAAGCCTTAGCTGAATCGTTGGGAGAGGAAGAAAGCAAAGAAACATATCAAGAGTTTTTAAAAGATATAGTTACGGAAATAGACAGGATGAATGTCACTGTCAGCAGCTTGCTAGAGTTTAATAAGGTTTCTAACATAAGTACCAAGGTTAATAAAAAGAACTTCATCTTTTCCTATTTGGTGGATGAAGCGGTTAACTCTATACAGCCTATTGCTGATCAAAAAGGTATAAAAATAAAATTTGACAATAAAGAGTTAAAGGAAAAGATTTTCGGAGATAGAGAGAAATTACGACAGATGATACTAAACTTGCTAGATAACGCCATAAAGTATAGCGGAGAAAATGGTATAGTAGAGGTAAAACTTAAAGCCAACAGAAAAGAGATAATTTTAGCAATTAAGGATTGTGGAAAGGGGATCCCACCTGAAGCGTTGCCACACCTGTTTGACCGTTTTTATCGAGTGGATAAAGCTAGGCATAAAGATACCGGTGGAAATGGTATTGGTTTAGCAATAGTAAAAGATGTAGCGCAGCTGCATGGTGGCAGAGTAGATGTAGAAAGTAGGTTGGAAACAGGCACTATATTTACAATAAAGCTGCCTAAGCAAGCTACTTTGTTCTAA
- a CDS encoding MTH1187 family thiamine-binding protein, whose translation MAIVEVTVVPLGTQTPSLSMYVAGTHKLLKSQDKVNYQLTPMGTILEGDLDECLSLIRKMHEVPFEADTARVSTQIRIDDRRDKESSMDKKINSVNEKL comes from the coding sequence ATGGCTATTGTTGAAGTGACTGTAGTTCCTTTAGGAACCCAAACTCCAAGCTTAAGTATGTATGTAGCAGGTACTCATAAGCTTCTAAAAAGCCAAGATAAAGTAAACTATCAACTTACCCCCATGGGGACTATTTTAGAAGGAGACTTAGATGAGTGTTTAAGTTTAATTAGAAAAATGCATGAAGTTCCTTTTGAGGCAGATACCGCTAGGGTTAGCACCCAAATAAGAATTGATGATCGTAGAGATAAAGAATCGTCGATGGATAAAAAAATTAATTCAGTAAATGAAAAGCTATAA
- a CDS encoding acyltransferase, whose translation MSRLKTGDRETKRNKYINRRKVFRMLINHPVILVNLFYSMILRVFLGLNPFKPLQLVVDWRSRVKRKGNAKVNINGQLFVGGRYITNLSSSSANVVVFPGGQLEINGRVKLGPGVQIVVAKGGKLVINDCTYITADAKIFCSSEIIIGRNTAISWGTSIIDSDFHKLFYKGKKDFPEKIKIGDHVWIGCNSTILKGTTIEDNSVIAAGATITKDVPSNVLVAGNPAKVVKKDVMWI comes from the coding sequence ATGTCACGTTTAAAAACAGGTGACAGAGAAACTAAAAGAAATAAATATATAAACAGACGAAAAGTATTTAGAATGTTAATTAATCATCCTGTTATACTTGTAAACTTATTTTATAGTATGATACTAAGGGTATTTTTAGGATTAAATCCATTTAAACCTCTTCAACTGGTGGTAGATTGGAGAAGTAGGGTTAAACGTAAAGGTAATGCTAAAGTTAATATAAATGGACAACTTTTTGTGGGAGGCAGATATATAACTAATCTATCTAGTTCCTCTGCTAATGTAGTCGTTTTTCCCGGAGGGCAGCTCGAAATAAATGGCAGAGTTAAACTTGGTCCTGGAGTGCAGATTGTGGTTGCAAAAGGAGGAAAGTTAGTTATTAATGACTGTACCTATATAACTGCAGATGCAAAAATATTTTGCTCTAGTGAAATTATTATAGGGCGAAATACCGCTATTTCCTGGGGAACATCTATCATTGATAGTGATTTTCATAAGCTTTTTTATAAAGGGAAAAAAGATTTTCCTGAAAAAATTAAAATTGGCGACCATGTTTGGATAGGGTGTAATTCAACAATTTTAAAGGGGACGACTATAGAAGATAATTCTGTGATTGCTGCTGGGGCAACAATAACAAAAGATGTTCCTTCAAATGTTCTAGTTGCAGGAAATCCTGCAAAAGTTGTGAAAAAAGATGTTATGTGGATATAG
- a CDS encoding peptidoglycan-binding protein yields MVIVIKKKHIVLAFLAFVAATVMTLYIIPNEGSIAVSSNKDVYLESEALCRDKRQLKPQSPALEGVDVVELQISLERAGYYTGEHDGIYSASLIEAVKKLQRDNNLEPNGVVCDDVWEAMFDGKAETKLAITEAPAGDLVLVVDLDKRQLTVLEDGEEYAKFPVTIGLPQSPSPVGDFYVKNKGYPKGSGFGTRWMGLTVPWGGYGIHGTNNPGAIGGHGSAGCIRLFNRDVEKLYEWVDIGTPVILNSQRTPPKFRDVYQKGAGGQAVVYLQRALREKGFYEEPADSFFKEEEEEAVKRLQADYRLPRTGKTDANLIYLLGLR; encoded by the coding sequence ATGGTTATTGTAATAAAGAAAAAACATATAGTACTGGCTTTTTTGGCTTTTGTGGCTGCAACCGTTATGACTTTATATATTATTCCTAATGAGGGAAGTATAGCTGTTTCTTCTAACAAGGATGTTTATTTAGAATCAGAAGCACTTTGTAGAGATAAAAGACAACTTAAACCGCAAAGTCCTGCATTAGAAGGGGTAGATGTAGTTGAATTACAGATTAGCTTAGAAAGGGCTGGCTACTATACAGGGGAACATGATGGGATTTACTCAGCATCATTAATAGAAGCAGTAAAAAAACTTCAAAGAGATAATAATCTTGAGCCTAACGGGGTAGTGTGTGACGATGTTTGGGAAGCCATGTTTGACGGAAAGGCAGAAACTAAACTAGCAATCACAGAAGCTCCTGCCGGGGATTTGGTATTGGTAGTGGACCTAGATAAAAGACAGCTCACAGTGTTAGAAGATGGGGAGGAATACGCGAAGTTTCCAGTAACCATAGGCTTGCCCCAAAGTCCATCTCCTGTAGGTGATTTTTATGTTAAAAATAAAGGATACCCCAAAGGAAGTGGATTTGGCACTAGATGGATGGGGTTAACTGTGCCATGGGGAGGGTACGGAATACATGGAACAAACAACCCAGGAGCTATAGGAGGTCACGGAAGTGCAGGATGCATTAGACTGTTTAATCGGGATGTAGAAAAGCTTTATGAATGGGTTGACATTGGCACACCGGTAATATTAAACTCCCAACGCACTCCGCCAAAGTTTAGAGATGTTTACCAAAAAGGGGCAGGAGGGCAGGCAGTGGTTTACTTACAAAGAGCATTGAGGGAAAAGGGGTTTTATGAAGAGCCGGCAGACTCCTTTTTTAAAGAGGAAGAAGAAGAGGCAGTAAAGAGGCTACAGGCAGATTATAGGTTGCCAAGAACAGGAAAAACTGATGCTAATTTAATTTATTTATTAGGTTTAAGGTAG
- a CDS encoding response regulator transcription factor — translation MKILVVDDEKLLVKGLAHSLEKEGFEVECAFDGAEARERFERDRYDLVILDLMLPKVDGLTLCQEYRKASEVPIIMLTAKGDDIDKILGLEFGADDYMTKPFNTRELMARIKAILRRAPKSYSPTEMNFGDIKIVPSNRQVLNKGEVVEMTAKEFDLITLLAAHPGRVYTRENLLEMIWGYQFFGDIRTVDVHVRRIREKIECDPASPKYILTKWGVGYFFGGNN, via the coding sequence ATGAAAATTTTAGTTGTTGATGATGAGAAGCTTTTGGTCAAAGGGTTAGCTCATAGTTTAGAGAAGGAAGGATTTGAAGTTGAGTGTGCCTTTGATGGTGCTGAAGCTAGGGAAAGGTTTGAAAGGGATAGATATGATTTAGTTATATTAGACCTTATGTTGCCAAAGGTCGATGGATTAACTTTATGTCAAGAATATCGGAAGGCTTCTGAGGTGCCAATCATAATGCTTACAGCGAAGGGTGATGACATAGATAAGATATTAGGTTTAGAATTTGGAGCAGATGATTACATGACTAAACCTTTTAACACAAGAGAACTTATGGCACGTATAAAGGCTATCCTACGAAGAGCACCCAAATCGTATAGTCCCACAGAAATGAACTTTGGTGATATTAAGATTGTACCATCTAATAGACAGGTTTTAAATAAGGGCGAAGTAGTTGAAATGACTGCTAAGGAGTTTGATCTTATAACATTATTAGCGGCGCACCCCGGCAGAGTGTATACAAGGGAAAATTTATTAGAGATGATTTGGGGATATCAATTTTTCGGAGATATTAGAACAGTTGATGTACATGTAAGAAGAATTAGAGAAAAAATTGAATGTGATCCTGCTAGCCCTAAATATATTTTAACTAAATGGGGGGTTGGGTACTTCTTTGGAGGTAACAACTAG
- a CDS encoding GerMN domain-containing protein, which yields MKKGVLVPVILILVFLIGGTVFAHFMNVSEEGHLGVVPNPQSNKSEMISLYFTNRESDKIILEKRHAKVGEEIEKRIVEELIKGPDSEELFPTFPKGTEVYGVEVIEGVAFVNFKESILNLHWGGTSGEMVTLSSLVLSLTVLDHVDSVQILIEGERVETLAGHYSIMQPLKREEMLNYLQSND from the coding sequence TTGAAAAAAGGAGTTCTAGTCCCAGTAATACTTATTTTGGTTTTTTTAATAGGTGGAACTGTCTTTGCCCACTTTATGAATGTAAGCGAAGAGGGACATTTGGGGGTGGTGCCAAACCCTCAGAGTAATAAGTCAGAAATGATATCACTTTACTTTACAAATAGAGAGTCTGACAAAATTATTTTGGAAAAGCGCCATGCTAAAGTGGGTGAGGAGATAGAAAAAAGGATAGTAGAAGAGCTTATTAAAGGCCCTGATTCTGAAGAGTTGTTTCCCACTTTTCCTAAAGGTACCGAAGTTTATGGGGTAGAGGTTATTGAAGGGGTGGCGTTTGTAAATTTTAAGGAGTCAATATTGAACTTACATTGGGGAGGAACAAGTGGAGAAATGGTAACCTTAAGTTCTTTAGTCTTAAGTTTGACAGTTTTAGACCATGTCGACTCTGTCCAAATTCTTATAGAGGGTGAGAGAGTGGAAACTTTAGCAGGGCACTACAGCATTATGCAGCCTCTAAAAAGAGAGGAAATGCTTAACTACTTACAGTCAAACGACTAA
- a CDS encoding Hsp20/alpha crystallin family protein gives MQKAIVRRKKNRGIYPPPPFKPSIDIYEYNDEVEVFIDIPGIDPDEALVSINKEEIIIEGETKSGYNREGRRFRVMERMQGSFYRRIPLTEPIDDSLAFVDYDNGTLHIRAPFLSFYD, from the coding sequence ATGCAAAAAGCTATCGTGAGGAGGAAAAAGAATAGGGGAATATATCCACCTCCTCCTTTTAAACCAAGTATCGACATTTATGAGTATAATGATGAGGTAGAGGTTTTTATTGATATCCCTGGTATAGACCCAGATGAAGCTTTAGTTTCAATAAACAAAGAGGAGATAATTATCGAAGGTGAAACTAAAAGCGGTTACAATCGAGAGGGAAGACGATTTAGAGTTATGGAGAGAATGCAGGGAAGCTTCTATCGTAGAATACCACTTACAGAACCCATCGATGATTCTTTAGCTTTTGTAGATTATGACAATGGCACCTTGCACATTCGCGCTCCATTTCTTTCATTTTACGATTAA
- the splB gene encoding spore photoproduct lyase → MYKPKRALFHKESLDYPKGKLIYDMLRKDGINIEILKSNRVTQIPGKTAEQAYNEAKKTLVIAVRKTLKFQSCKPSAHYQLPLVTSCPGLCQYCYLQTTLGKKPYISVYVNTDEILAKAEDYINEKKEETIIFEGAATSDPLPLEHYTNNLAETIEFFGRQKRGRFRFVTKFDNVDELLNLKHNNHTEFRFSINTEKIISEYEHRTASAKRRVEAAKKVSKSGYPMGFLIAPIFLYPNWKKDYINLLESLAENLYDVPTLTFELIAHRFTKRAKQNILDVFPNTTLPLDEEERKLKYGQFGYTKYVYQKEQYGELEEFFKENITKLFPKAKILYIV, encoded by the coding sequence ATGTATAAACCTAAGAGAGCTCTTTTTCACAAAGAAAGCTTGGATTATCCAAAAGGAAAACTTATTTATGATATGTTAAGAAAAGACGGTATTAATATAGAAATTTTAAAAAGTAATAGGGTGACTCAAATCCCAGGAAAAACTGCTGAGCAAGCATATAATGAAGCTAAAAAGACATTGGTGATAGCAGTTAGAAAAACCTTGAAGTTTCAAAGTTGTAAACCATCGGCTCATTATCAGTTGCCCCTTGTGACTAGCTGTCCAGGTCTTTGCCAATATTGTTACTTACAAACAACTTTAGGGAAAAAACCTTATATCAGTGTATATGTAAACACGGACGAAATTTTAGCTAAGGCTGAAGACTATATAAATGAGAAAAAAGAGGAGACGATAATTTTTGAAGGTGCAGCTACTTCTGATCCTCTTCCTTTAGAGCATTATACTAACAACTTAGCAGAAACTATCGAATTTTTTGGAAGACAAAAGCGAGGGAGGTTTCGTTTTGTCACAAAGTTTGATAATGTAGATGAGTTATTAAACTTGAAACACAACAACCATACTGAGTTTAGATTTAGCATTAATACCGAAAAAATCATAAGTGAATATGAACATAGAACTGCCAGCGCTAAAAGGCGAGTAGAGGCAGCTAAAAAAGTTTCGAAAAGTGGCTACCCAATGGGGTTTTTGATTGCTCCTATTTTCTTATATCCCAACTGGAAAAAAGATTATATTAACCTATTAGAAAGTTTAGCAGAAAATCTGTATGATGTTCCTACATTAACCTTTGAACTTATTGCACATAGGTTTACAAAAAGAGCAAAACAAAATATTTTAGATGTTTTTCCTAATACTACGTTACCTTTAGATGAAGAGGAAAGGAAACTAAAATATGGACAGTTTGGTTATACTAAATATGTATATCAAAAAGAACAATATGGTGAGCTAGAAGAATTTTTCAAAGAAAACATCACAAAACTTTTTCCTAAGGCAAAGATATTATATATTGTTTAA
- a CDS encoding heavy metal translocating P-type ATPase, with product MEGQEDIKLYFGLSGLSCSSCAANVKKALEGTEGVLEASVNFATEKGFVKLDSSKVSQKDITDLIKGLGYDVKYEDREEEHQKVVLDVSGMTCTSCSNRLEKVMSNTEGIKSASVNFASEKLSIEYNPSDIKLAEIQQKSRDLGFELILEEDTKALEVDEDEIKVAKAEKTMKLSALFSGAVMLLMMVHMFITPIPGYLPITAVLAFPNIFWLGKNVHKGSYNALKNKTPNMDVLVSLGSVPPYVIGLTGLFIADIQTFIEMATTIMTFHLIGKYLEIRAKGRASQAIKKLIQMGAKTAKIIKDGKEIEVPAKELQVGDVMVIRPGDKIPTDGVVVEGSSLVDESMATGEPVPVKRKVEDEVIGATINKQGTMKVKVTKVGKDTFLSQVIKMVEECQGSKVPIQEFADKITGYFVPVIIGLTVLVFISFNLFPDFHMSIINWGAQFLPWVNPDLTPLTLAFITATAVLVISCPCALGLGTPTALMVGSGMGAEKGILIRNGEAVQTFKDIKVIAFDKTGTITKGKPETTDLLPAEGLSESDVLYAAASLENTSEHPLAHAIVESAKSQEIKLGEVTDFSAIVGKGVAGFVDGERVLVGNRKLMKENDVDFKHQQDRLVQLENEAKTAMMVAKGNKLIGVVAVADPIKEDSKKTIAEIEKMGIKTAMITGDNNRTANAIGKKVGISSVISEVLPDGKVNEVKNLQEKYEVVAMVGDGINDAPALKQSNVGIAIGTGTDIAIEAADVTLVKGELSGIISAINLSTATFKKIKENYFWAWFYNAIAIPVAMLGLLHPMIGAAAMSVSSLNVAYNSLRLKKVDVDPSYLKQN from the coding sequence ATGGAAGGACAAGAAGATATAAAGTTGTATTTTGGTTTAAGCGGTTTGTCATGTTCTAGTTGCGCAGCCAATGTTAAAAAGGCCTTAGAAGGCACTGAAGGAGTGTTAGAGGCTTCGGTAAACTTTGCAACGGAAAAGGGATTTGTTAAGCTGGATAGTAGTAAAGTAAGTCAAAAAGATATTACAGATTTGATTAAAGGGTTAGGATATGATGTAAAGTATGAGGATAGAGAAGAGGAGCATCAAAAAGTAGTGCTAGATGTTAGTGGAATGACATGTACATCTTGCTCTAATAGGTTAGAAAAAGTTATGTCAAACACGGAAGGGATTAAGTCCGCTAGCGTTAACTTTGCTTCGGAAAAGCTTAGCATAGAATATAATCCCTCCGATATTAAACTTGCAGAAATTCAGCAAAAGTCTAGAGACTTAGGGTTTGAGCTTATCCTAGAAGAGGATACAAAAGCTTTAGAAGTTGACGAAGATGAGATCAAAGTGGCAAAAGCTGAGAAGACAATGAAACTTTCTGCGCTTTTCAGTGGGGCAGTTATGCTTCTTATGATGGTTCATATGTTTATAACCCCAATACCAGGATATCTGCCGATTACTGCTGTTTTGGCTTTTCCTAATATATTCTGGTTGGGAAAAAATGTACACAAAGGAAGTTATAACGCCTTAAAAAACAAAACGCCCAACATGGACGTTCTAGTTTCGTTAGGGTCAGTTCCTCCATATGTCATCGGACTTACCGGTTTGTTTATCGCTGACATACAGACCTTTATTGAAATGGCTACTACGATAATGACTTTTCACTTAATTGGAAAATACTTAGAGATCAGGGCTAAAGGAAGAGCCTCTCAGGCTATTAAAAAGCTAATACAAATGGGAGCAAAAACAGCTAAAATTATAAAAGATGGTAAAGAAATAGAAGTTCCTGCCAAAGAGCTACAGGTGGGGGATGTTATGGTGATACGTCCAGGAGACAAAATACCCACCGACGGTGTTGTAGTTGAGGGGAGCTCTTTAGTTGATGAGTCAATGGCAACGGGAGAGCCTGTTCCTGTTAAAAGAAAAGTAGAAGACGAGGTAATTGGTGCAACCATTAACAAACAAGGAACTATGAAGGTTAAGGTTACCAAGGTAGGCAAGGATACATTTTTATCTCAGGTTATAAAAATGGTGGAAGAGTGCCAAGGTTCTAAAGTTCCTATACAGGAGTTTGCAGATAAAATTACTGGCTACTTTGTTCCCGTTATTATAGGGCTTACAGTACTAGTGTTCATATCATTTAACTTATTTCCCGATTTTCACATGAGTATAATTAATTGGGGTGCACAGTTTTTACCATGGGTAAACCCCGATCTTACTCCTCTCACCTTGGCCTTTATAACGGCTACTGCTGTGTTAGTAATCTCCTGTCCATGTGCCTTAGGGTTAGGAACTCCAACTGCTCTGATGGTGGGAAGTGGAATGGGTGCTGAAAAAGGGATTTTAATCAGAAATGGTGAAGCTGTACAAACATTTAAAGATATTAAGGTTATAGCCTTTGATAAAACTGGCACCATAACTAAAGGTAAGCCAGAAACTACAGACCTTCTACCTGCAGAAGGCTTAAGTGAAAGTGATGTGCTATATGCCGCTGCTAGCTTAGAAAATACTTCAGAGCATCCTTTGGCCCATGCCATTGTTGAAAGCGCAAAATCGCAAGAGATTAAGCTAGGGGAAGTTACGGATTTTAGTGCTATTGTTGGTAAAGGAGTAGCAGGATTCGTTGATGGTGAAAGAGTGCTAGTGGGGAACAGAAAACTTATGAAGGAAAATGATGTGGACTTTAAACACCAGCAAGACAGGCTTGTTCAGCTAGAAAACGAAGCAAAGACAGCGATGATGGTAGCTAAGGGTAATAAGTTAATCGGGGTTGTAGCTGTAGCAGATCCTATTAAAGAAGACTCTAAAAAAACAATAGCTGAAATTGAGAAAATGGGTATTAAAACAGCTATGATCACTGGAGACAATAATAGAACAGCTAATGCTATAGGTAAAAAAGTAGGGATTAGCTCTGTTATTTCAGAAGTGCTGCCTGATGGGAAAGTTAATGAGGTTAAAAACTTACAGGAAAAATATGAAGTTGTTGCTATGGTGGGAGATGGAATAAATGATGCTCCAGCTTTAAAGCAATCTAATGTTGGAATAGCGATAGGAACTGGTACAGATATAGCCATAGAAGCAGCTGATGTTACATTGGTGAAAGGTGAGTTAAGCGGTATTATTTCAGCAATCAATCTATCAACTGCAACTTTTAAAAAAATTAAGGAAAATTATTTCTGGGCGTGGTTTTATAATGCGATTGCCATCCCAGTGGCTATGCTAGGCCTATTACACCCAATGATTGGAGCTGCGGCTATGTCTGTGAGCTCATTAAATGTAGCATACAACTCGTTGCGACTTAAAAAAGTAGACGTAGACCCTAGTTATCTAAAACAAAACTAA
- a CDS encoding lysine exporter LysO family protein — MLLILLTVLLGFFLAFLLKKECKKIINLGITLALIGLLFSMGVALGNDENILANFSQIGVKAFIIALATISGSILALWLVNLKVRFNLSKPSTEPKSAKPSYQGLKLIVYIFIALALGIAVGAFDPAGIAGFIERTGMVFLYILLLLIGYDLYNNKETLQSIKKEGLKPLLIPISIAFGSIASMLPLIIILPLNFFELGAVASGFGWYSLSSVIISQSYSSYLGMVALLSNIIREVLALIITPLVPKFFPKIVAIAPAGATAMDTLLPIVIKSTHVGITPMSILTGTILSTLVYILVPFFLMFL; from the coding sequence ATGCTTTTAATTTTGTTAACAGTATTGTTAGGCTTCTTCTTAGCTTTTTTGTTAAAGAAAGAGTGCAAAAAAATTATTAATTTAGGTATTACTTTGGCACTTATAGGACTTCTTTTTTCTATGGGAGTGGCACTTGGAAATGATGAAAATATTTTAGCTAACTTTTCTCAAATCGGAGTTAAAGCCTTTATCATTGCGTTGGCCACTATTTCAGGTAGCATTTTAGCTTTATGGTTAGTTAATCTAAAAGTTAGATTTAACCTAAGTAAACCCTCAACTGAGCCTAAGTCAGCCAAACCATCATACCAAGGTTTGAAACTTATAGTTTATATTTTTATTGCATTGGCACTTGGTATAGCAGTGGGCGCTTTTGATCCTGCTGGAATTGCTGGTTTTATAGAACGAACTGGAATGGTTTTTTTGTATATTTTGCTGCTGCTAATTGGATATGACCTTTATAATAATAAAGAGACATTGCAAAGCATAAAAAAAGAAGGCCTAAAACCACTTTTAATACCAATATCAATCGCTTTTGGCTCGATAGCGTCGATGCTGCCGTTAATTATAATTCTCCCATTAAACTTCTTTGAACTAGGAGCTGTAGCTTCAGGGTTTGGGTGGTATAGCTTATCATCTGTTATTATTTCACAATCTTATAGCAGCTACTTAGGTATGGTTGCGCTATTATCAAATATAATAAGAGAGGTATTAGCATTAATAATAACTCCCTTAGTCCCTAAGTTTTTTCCTAAAATAGTTGCTATCGCACCTGCGGGCGCAACTGCAATGGACACCTTGCTGCCTATCGTTATAAAAAGCACTCATGTTGGGATAACACCGATGTCAATACTAACAGGAACTATATTATCCACCCTTGTTTATATCCTCGTCCCCTTTTTCTTAATGTTTTTATAA
- a CDS encoding cysteine desulfurase family protein, translated as MKSVYLDNSATTQIDEEVLQVYIDCQRNNYANPASVHSLGSKSEKLIKEAKKKLLHSLDIENQYDVLSSSGGTESNNLAILGTVGFYNKRGKKVVTTPIEHASVSEVFDCLVQQGYIVEFADVDKDGFVDVNDLKEKMDSDTVLTSIMAVNNEIGTIQPLEEIGQIVKSKNPQCIFHVDGVQGYGKIDISLERFNIDLLSISSHKFHGPKGVGALFIKEKVGLKPLIFGGGQQRGLRPGTENVPGCYAMSIAAEKMMKSRVQNNKQIAHLKEKLRDGILKKVKNSRVISPENSAPHILNIAFKNFKGEVLVRAFEEVGIYVSTGSACSSRVSDSHVLKAINLPKEFNEGAIRFSLSNYTNEQEIDYTIEKTADIIEELQLFM; from the coding sequence ATGAAATCAGTGTATTTAGATAACAGTGCAACTACACAAATTGATGAAGAAGTTTTGCAGGTCTATATAGATTGTCAAAGAAATAACTATGCAAACCCTGCTTCTGTACATAGCCTAGGAAGTAAATCGGAAAAATTAATAAAAGAAGCTAAAAAAAAGCTTTTACATAGTTTGGACATAGAAAACCAGTACGATGTACTCTCTTCCTCGGGTGGAACTGAAAGCAATAATCTAGCTATATTAGGAACAGTTGGATTTTATAACAAGCGTGGGAAAAAGGTAGTTACAACACCTATAGAACATGCATCTGTAAGTGAAGTTTTTGATTGCCTTGTTCAGCAAGGGTACATAGTAGAGTTTGCTGACGTTGATAAAGATGGATTTGTGGATGTAAATGATCTGAAAGAGAAAATGGATAGCGACACTGTACTTACCTCAATAATGGCAGTTAATAATGAAATTGGCACTATCCAACCCTTAGAAGAAATAGGGCAAATAGTTAAAAGCAAAAATCCACAGTGTATATTCCATGTAGATGGTGTTCAAGGTTATGGAAAAATAGATATTAGTCTTGAAAGATTTAACATAGACTTGCTTTCTATTAGCAGCCATAAGTTCCATGGTCCTAAAGGGGTAGGGGCTTTGTTTATAAAAGAGAAGGTTGGTTTAAAACCCTTGATTTTTGGTGGGGGACAACAAAGAGGGTTAAGACCGGGTACTGAAAATGTTCCTGGATGCTATGCTATGTCTATAGCCGCAGAAAAAATGATGAAAAGTAGAGTCCAAAATAACAAGCAGATAGCGCACCTTAAAGAAAAGTTAAGGGATGGGATTCTTAAGAAGGTAAAGAATTCTAGGGTTATATCACCGGAAAATAGTGCGCCTCATATACTGAATATAGCCTTTAAAAACTTTAAGGGTGAAGTTTTAGTTAGGGCGTTTGAGGAAGTGGGTATTTATGTATCGACTGGGTCTGCCTGTTCTTCAAGGGTAAGTGATAGCCATGTTCTAAAAGCTATTAATCTACCTAAAGAATTTAACGAAGGTGCTATTAGGTTTAGCCTAAGCAATTATACTAATGAGCAAGAAATAGATTATACAATTGAAAAGACTGCTGATATTATTGAAGAACTGCAGCTATTTATGTAG